The Nitrospirota bacterium DNA segment AACCTCGATGAAAACGAGATTGCACTCTATGAACAGATATACTCCATGCTCGATGAAAAGATAACAAAACCAGACCTTGTTATATATCTCACTGCATCAACAGATGTTATAATAGAGAGGGTCAAACAGAGAGGAAGGGAATACGAAAAGGGTATAACGAGGGAATATGTGGAGGAGTTAAACGAGATGTATAACAACTTCTTCTTTAATTATTCAGAAACACCACTCCTCGTGATAAACACATCAGAGATAGATTTTATCAAGCACAATGAAGACCTCCGTGACCTTGCACGACATATAAGAAAGATGAGGGGAGGGACTCTCTATTACAGACCGATGTCACTGAGGCAGGAGATGAAATGATAAAATTGATAGATAAGATTTCTGATATGCAACACCACTCAGAGAGTCTTCGCAAAAAAGGCAGGATTATAGGCTTTGTACCTACAATGGGATTTCTTCATGAAGGACATCTCAGCCTAATAAGGGAGGCAAAAAAGGTATCTGATGTGGTCATAGTAAGCATCTTTGTAAATCCTACACAGTTTGGTCCTGCAGAGGACTATGAGCAATATCCGAGAGATCTAACAGGGGATATAGAGAAGGTCGAATCTACTGGAGGGGATATAGTCTTTGTGCCTCCAGTCTCTGAGATGTATCCTACAGGTTACCTTACTTATGTAGATGTTGAGAGAATAACAGATACGCTCTGTGGCAGCTCAAGGCCTGGACATTTTAAGGGGGTAGCAACGGTAGTAACAAAGTTATTTAATATTGTAAAGCCCCACAGGGCGTTCTTCGGGCAGAAGGATTATCAGCAGACGGTTGTTATAAGGAGGATGGTAAGAGACCTTAACATGGGTGTAGAGATAATCGTATGTCCGACAGTCAGGGAGTTAGATGGTCTTGCCATGAGTTCAAGGAATTCTTATCTTAATCCACAGGAAAGAAAGGCAGCAACCGTGCTCTACAGAAGCCTCAAAACAGCAGAGGAAATCATAAAGGCAGGAGAAAGGGACACATCCGTCATCTATGATAAAATACAACAAATAATCA contains these protein-coding regions:
- a CDS encoding deoxynucleoside kinase gives rise to the protein MSLIHRYIAIEGPIGVGKTSLAELLAREFDARLILEQVEDNPFLSYFYSDRKRYAFQTQIFFLLSRYRQQQELSQQDLFNRVTITDYIFLKDRVFAYVNLDENEIALYEQIYSMLDEKITKPDLVIYLTASTDVIIERVKQRGREYEKGITREYVEELNEMYNNFFFNYSETPLLVINTSEIDFIKHNEDLRDLARHIRKMRGGTLYYRPMSLRQEMK
- the panC gene encoding pantoate--beta-alanine ligase, which gives rise to MKLIDKISDMQHHSESLRKKGRIIGFVPTMGFLHEGHLSLIREAKKVSDVVIVSIFVNPTQFGPAEDYEQYPRDLTGDIEKVESTGGDIVFVPPVSEMYPTGYLTYVDVERITDTLCGSSRPGHFKGVATVVTKLFNIVKPHRAFFGQKDYQQTVVIRRMVRDLNMGVEIIVCPTVRELDGLAMSSRNSYLNPQERKAATVLYRSLKTAEEIIKAGERDTSVIYDKIQQIIIAEPLCSIDYINIVHPETLEDIKSITEKTVLALAVRIGSTRLIDNILVEP